The following proteins are encoded in a genomic region of Micromonospora olivasterospora:
- a CDS encoding DUF3027 domain-containing protein, whose amino-acid sequence MCTILAHQAHARVPTVAEHASGSACRPPPRMGNNGGVTRPASARAARLDQVCAAAVEVARDAITEVDPAEVGDHVQAVAEGDRLVTHYFECRLGGYRGWRWAVTVTRVPRSRKVTICETVLLPGPDALLAPGWLPWQERLKPGDLGPGDLLPTPPDDERLTPGYLLSDDPAVEETAWEFGLGRPRVLSREGRSEAAQRWYDGDHGPSAPISTAAPAAARCGTCGFYLPLAGALRQCFGVCGNFYAPDDGRVVSVDHGCGAHSETLAETGETPVDELPTVYDDSAVEAVSVSRAPGSVEAAEPAEPYGHS is encoded by the coding sequence ATGTGCACCATCCTCGCCCATCAGGCCCACGCCCGTGTCCCCACCGTCGCAGAACACGCTTCGGGGAGTGCCTGTCGGCCGCCGCCGCGCATGGGGAACAATGGCGGAGTGACCAGGCCCGCCTCCGCCCGCGCCGCCCGCCTCGACCAGGTCTGCGCCGCCGCCGTCGAGGTGGCCCGCGACGCCATCACGGAGGTGGATCCCGCCGAGGTCGGCGACCACGTCCAGGCTGTCGCCGAGGGGGATCGCCTCGTTACGCACTACTTCGAGTGCCGGCTCGGCGGGTACCGGGGCTGGCGGTGGGCCGTCACCGTGACCCGGGTGCCGCGCAGCCGCAAGGTCACCATCTGCGAGACCGTCCTGCTGCCCGGTCCGGACGCGCTGCTCGCCCCGGGCTGGCTGCCGTGGCAGGAGCGGCTCAAGCCGGGCGACCTGGGCCCGGGCGACCTGCTGCCCACCCCGCCCGACGACGAGCGGCTCACCCCCGGCTACCTGCTCTCCGACGACCCCGCGGTCGAGGAGACCGCCTGGGAGTTCGGCCTCGGCCGGCCCCGGGTGCTGTCCCGCGAGGGGCGCAGCGAGGCGGCCCAGCGCTGGTACGACGGCGACCACGGCCCGTCGGCGCCGATCTCCACCGCCGCCCCGGCCGCGGCCCGCTGCGGCACCTGCGGCTTCTACCTCCCGCTCGCCGGCGCGCTGCGGCAGTGCTTCGGCGTCTGCGGCAACTTCTACGCCCCCGACGACGGCCGGGTCGTCAGCGTGGACCACGGCTGCGGCGCGCACTCGGAGACCCTGGCCGAGACGGGCGAGACCCCGGTCGACGAGTTGCCCACGGTCTACGACGACAGCGCCGTGGAGGCGGTGTCGGTGAGCCGAGCCCCGGGCTCGGTGGAGGCGGCGGAGCCGGCCGAGCCGTACGGTCACTCCTGA
- a CDS encoding DUF2530 domain-containing protein — protein MRQEQPPRPEPLDPPMVPFAVAGLVAWAVAGLVLLIFFRGWLIEHGHQDWLWTCLAGFLWGFPGLAVMMRHDANRRRRRAGR, from the coding sequence GTGCGACAGGAGCAACCGCCGCGGCCCGAGCCGCTCGACCCGCCGATGGTGCCGTTCGCGGTCGCCGGGCTGGTGGCCTGGGCGGTGGCCGGTCTGGTGCTGCTGATCTTCTTCCGTGGCTGGCTCATCGAGCACGGGCACCAGGACTGGCTCTGGACGTGCCTGGCCGGTTTCCTCTGGGGCTTTCCCGGTCTGGCCGTGATGATGCGTCACGACGCCAACCGGCGTCGCCGCCGCGCCGGGCGCTGA
- a CDS encoding NCS2 family permease — translation MAIAPPDKGTPPDPAHPRNGFDRFFEITARGSTTSREVRGGFATFFTMAYIVVLNPLILGGAVDGDGKKLAIPAIAAATALVAGVMTLLMGVVARFPIALAAGLGVNALVAYEIAPQMSWADAMGLVVIEGVIIAILVLTGLRTAVFRSVPTQLKTAIGVGIGLFLTIIGLVDAGFVRRIPDVANTTVPVGLGVNGRIVSWPMLVFVVGLLFTIVLVVRRVRGAILIGILASTVLAIIVEAVAKVGPSFVDGKPNPKGWSLNVPELPKTIVDVPDLSLLGQFNVLNSWSRVGWLIPLMFVFTLLITDFFDTMGTMVAIGQEGNMLDERGTPPRAKEILLVDSIAAAAGGAASVSSNTSYIESAAGVAEGARTGAANLITGVLFLLAMFLAPLSVVVPFEAASTALVVVGFLMMTAVRTIDWTDYEIAIPAFLTIALMPFTYSISNGIGAGVITYVVVKLAKGKAREIHPLLYGVAALFVVYFARSPIESLVY, via the coding sequence ATGGCCATTGCGCCGCCCGACAAAGGCACTCCACCCGATCCCGCCCACCCCCGCAACGGGTTCGACCGCTTCTTCGAGATCACCGCCCGCGGTTCGACGACGAGCCGTGAGGTGCGGGGTGGATTCGCGACCTTCTTCACGATGGCGTACATCGTGGTGCTCAACCCGCTCATCCTCGGTGGAGCCGTCGACGGCGACGGAAAGAAGTTGGCCATTCCGGCGATCGCCGCCGCGACCGCGCTGGTCGCCGGCGTGATGACCCTCCTGATGGGGGTCGTCGCCCGGTTCCCGATCGCGCTCGCCGCCGGCCTCGGCGTGAACGCGCTCGTCGCGTACGAGATCGCCCCGCAGATGAGCTGGGCGGACGCGATGGGTCTGGTGGTGATCGAGGGGGTGATCATCGCGATCCTGGTGCTCACCGGCCTGCGTACCGCGGTGTTCCGCTCGGTGCCCACCCAGCTCAAGACCGCGATCGGTGTCGGCATCGGCCTCTTCCTGACGATCATCGGCCTGGTCGACGCCGGCTTCGTCCGGCGCATTCCGGACGTGGCGAACACGACCGTCCCGGTGGGGCTCGGCGTCAACGGCCGGATCGTCAGCTGGCCGATGCTGGTCTTCGTGGTGGGCCTGCTGTTCACCATCGTGCTGGTGGTCCGTCGGGTCCGGGGCGCGATCCTGATCGGCATCCTCGCCTCGACCGTGCTGGCGATCATCGTGGAGGCGGTGGCCAAGGTCGGCCCGTCCTTTGTCGACGGCAAGCCCAACCCGAAGGGCTGGTCGCTGAACGTGCCGGAGTTGCCGAAGACGATCGTGGACGTCCCCGACCTGTCCCTGCTCGGTCAGTTCAACGTGCTGAACTCCTGGAGCCGGGTCGGCTGGCTGATCCCGCTGATGTTCGTGTTCACGCTGCTGATCACGGACTTCTTCGACACGATGGGCACGATGGTCGCCATCGGCCAGGAGGGGAACATGCTCGACGAGCGGGGCACCCCGCCGCGGGCCAAGGAGATCCTGCTGGTCGACTCGATCGCCGCGGCGGCGGGTGGCGCGGCGAGCGTCTCCAGCAACACCTCCTACATCGAGAGCGCGGCCGGGGTCGCGGAGGGCGCGCGTACGGGTGCCGCCAACCTGATCACGGGCGTCCTGTTCCTGCTGGCGATGTTCCTCGCCCCGCTGTCGGTGGTGGTGCCGTTCGAGGCGGCCTCGACGGCGCTGGTGGTGGTCGGCTTCCTGATGATGACCGCCGTGCGGACGATCGACTGGACGGACTACGAGATCGCGATCCCGGCGTTCCTCACCATCGCCCTGATGCCGTTCACGTACTCGATCTCCAACGGCATCGGCGCGGGCGTCATCACGTACGTGGTGGTCAAGCTGGCGAAGGGCAAGGCGCGGGAGATCCACCCCCTGCTGTACGGGGTGGCGGCGCTGTTCGTCGTCTACTTCGCGCGCAGCCCGATCGAGTCCCTGGTCTACTAG
- a CDS encoding MarR family winged helix-turn-helix transcriptional regulator → MTERTVTAKRVPPAQLAPQLRDAITRLNRRVRQARPVGDLTVTQLSALTSLNLAGALTPRELADVERVQPPTMTKIVAKLEERGLVQRTPHPTDGRQVILAATEGGRAVLDQFERARNEWLAHRLAELGESDRETLQRAAEILQQLARA, encoded by the coding sequence GTGACGGAGCGGACGGTGACTGCGAAACGCGTGCCACCGGCGCAGCTGGCCCCCCAGTTGCGTGATGCGATCACCCGGCTCAACCGGCGGGTCCGCCAGGCCCGGCCGGTCGGCGACCTGACGGTCACCCAGCTCTCGGCGCTCACCAGCCTGAATCTGGCGGGCGCACTGACCCCCAGGGAGCTGGCCGACGTCGAGCGGGTGCAACCGCCCACGATGACCAAGATCGTCGCGAAGTTGGAGGAGCGCGGCCTCGTGCAGCGCACCCCCCACCCGACCGACGGCCGGCAGGTCATCCTCGCGGCGACCGAGGGGGGCCGGGCCGTGCTCGACCAGTTCGAGCGGGCCCGTAACGAGTGGCTGGCCCACCGGCTGGCCGAGCTCGGCGAGTCCGACCGGGAGACCCTCCAGCGGGCTGCGGAGATCCTCCAGCAGCTCGCCCGCGCCTGA
- a CDS encoding MFS transporter: MQAKLNTMFQSLRVRNYRLFASGQLIKLIGVWMMFIAQDWLVLQLSDDSATALGVVTALQFTPVLLLTLISGRLADRYDKRLLLFVANAFWTVLAFGMSLLVLTGLVQLWHVFVFAALLGVANAVETPVRQAFVSELVGTALLPNALSLNAAVFNCARIVGPAFAGLAIAAVDVGPVFLFSAVSSLGPLANVVRMRASELHRPELPPLAERGSARVVDGLRYVARRPDLLLPMAVMSVIGMSLFNFQLTLAALAKTVFNTGAASFGLFSTALAVGALGGALAGTGRRARPSVWVVLGAAVGCAVFGTLVGLAPAYWMVVALLLPAGFFMVFFAQAANQRVQLGTDAAFRGRVMALWVLVFLGTNPVGAPLIGWVAETFGAGASIWIGGLISLATALLALTWQLRRAGARLRLRMLPMPRFYVVSPE; this comes from the coding sequence GTGCAGGCGAAGCTGAACACGATGTTCCAGTCACTGCGTGTCCGTAACTACCGGCTTTTCGCGTCCGGGCAGCTGATCAAACTGATCGGCGTCTGGATGATGTTCATCGCCCAGGACTGGCTCGTCCTTCAGCTCTCGGACGACTCCGCCACCGCGCTCGGCGTCGTCACCGCGCTCCAGTTCACCCCGGTGCTGCTGCTCACCCTGATCTCCGGGCGGCTCGCCGACCGGTACGACAAGCGTCTGCTGCTGTTCGTCGCCAACGCGTTCTGGACCGTGCTCGCGTTCGGGATGAGCCTGCTGGTGCTCACCGGGCTGGTCCAGCTCTGGCACGTGTTCGTCTTCGCCGCCCTGCTGGGCGTGGCCAACGCGGTGGAGACCCCGGTCCGGCAGGCGTTCGTCTCCGAGCTGGTCGGCACCGCCCTGCTGCCCAACGCGCTCTCGCTGAACGCGGCCGTGTTCAACTGCGCCCGGATCGTCGGCCCGGCCTTCGCCGGCCTGGCCATCGCCGCGGTGGACGTCGGCCCGGTCTTCCTGTTCTCGGCGGTCAGCTCGCTGGGCCCGCTGGCCAACGTGGTCCGGATGCGCGCGTCCGAGCTGCACCGCCCGGAGCTCCCGCCGCTCGCCGAGCGGGGCTCGGCCCGGGTGGTCGACGGGCTGCGCTACGTCGCCCGCCGCCCCGACCTGCTGCTGCCGATGGCGGTCATGTCGGTGATCGGGATGAGCCTGTTCAACTTCCAGCTCACCCTCGCCGCGCTGGCCAAGACCGTGTTCAACACCGGTGCGGCGTCGTTCGGCCTGTTCAGCACGGCCCTCGCCGTCGGCGCGCTGGGCGGGGCGCTGGCCGGTACCGGACGCCGCGCCCGCCCGTCGGTCTGGGTGGTGCTCGGCGCCGCGGTCGGTTGCGCCGTCTTCGGCACCCTGGTCGGGCTCGCCCCGGCGTACTGGATGGTGGTGGCGCTGCTGCTGCCCGCCGGCTTCTTCATGGTGTTCTTCGCCCAGGCCGCCAACCAGCGGGTCCAGCTCGGCACGGACGCCGCCTTCCGGGGCCGGGTGATGGCGCTGTGGGTGCTCGTCTTCCTCGGCACCAACCCGGTCGGCGCGCCGCTGATCGGCTGGGTCGCCGAGACGTTCGGCGCCGGGGCGAGCATCTGGATCGGCGGGCTGATCTCCCTGGCCACCGCGCTGCTCGCGCTCACCTGGCAGCTGCGCCGCGCCGGAGCCCGGCTCCGGCTGCGGATGCTCCCGATGCCCCGCTTCTACGTCGTCTCGCCCGAGTGA
- a CDS encoding AfsR/SARP family transcriptional regulator: MTASVGDRHVELGPAQQRAVLAALLVDAGRPVPLEELAARIWDRPPKGVRSALYAHVSRLRGLLADTASKQVGLERLGTGYALHMPRDCVDILRFQDLVREGGGADVPQHRRATVLGEALRLWHGTPLTDLDTMWAGNVRHSWEIQRTTAAAMWAATELDLGRPEAVISQLTMMIPSRPLAESLVHELMRALYITGRTAEALDWFDRTRKHLAQELGSDPGKSLQDLHMAILLGTADGRRRPADDKPATRPQAALPAQLPAYAPGFTGRADHFRRLNQLLDSGQRTIVISGAAGAGKTTLAAHWAQHVRDRFPDGQLYVNLHGFSGQMQLQPAEVLARFLQALGVPQQEVPIDVDDAAALFRSIAADKRILVLLDNAASADQVRPLLLGSARCLVLVTSRNRLSRLVARDGARRVSLDIMTEPEAVELLSGLLGDDCAVDDQALRDLAAACGGLPLALRISAARLSDRPNQRLSDFVKALYAGDRLTALAATDDDQIAVQAAFDLSYQALPETARRLFSLVGSFAGPDFATGAVAALTGLSNEDADRVLDQLAAMHMIQPVADNRYTFHDLLRLYAQRRCAAEVGEVERRQALRRLCDFYLTVIDAAARILYPQVFRLPMPPIARRTYRSPSPTTAGRKPGWTRSEGTWWP, translated from the coding sequence ATGACTGCAAGCGTGGGGGACCGCCATGTGGAACTCGGTCCAGCACAGCAGCGGGCTGTATTGGCGGCGCTGCTTGTCGATGCCGGCAGGCCGGTCCCGCTGGAGGAGTTGGCGGCCCGGATCTGGGACCGACCGCCAAAGGGGGTGCGCAGCGCGCTGTACGCCCACGTGTCACGGCTTCGCGGGCTGCTGGCCGACACGGCGTCGAAGCAGGTTGGCCTGGAACGGCTGGGGACGGGTTATGCGCTGCACATGCCCCGCGACTGTGTAGACATACTGCGCTTCCAGGACCTCGTCAGGGAGGGCGGCGGAGCGGACGTCCCGCAGCACCGCCGCGCGACGGTCCTCGGCGAGGCGTTGCGCTTGTGGCATGGGACCCCGCTGACCGACCTGGACACCATGTGGGCCGGCAATGTCCGGCACTCCTGGGAAATCCAGCGGACCACCGCTGCGGCGATGTGGGCGGCGACCGAACTCGACCTCGGGCGACCGGAAGCGGTGATCTCCCAGCTGACCATGATGATTCCCTCCCGGCCCCTCGCCGAATCACTCGTCCATGAATTGATGCGCGCCCTTTACATCACCGGCCGTACGGCCGAAGCCCTGGACTGGTTCGATCGCACGCGCAAGCATCTGGCCCAGGAACTGGGCTCCGATCCCGGCAAATCGCTGCAGGACCTGCACATGGCCATTCTGCTGGGCACCGCCGACGGGCGACGCCGACCGGCAGACGACAAGCCGGCCACGCGGCCGCAGGCCGCGTTACCGGCCCAGCTACCCGCCTATGCCCCCGGGTTCACCGGACGCGCCGATCATTTTCGGCGTCTGAACCAGCTTCTCGACTCCGGACAGCGGACAATCGTGATCTCCGGCGCGGCCGGCGCCGGCAAGACGACCCTCGCGGCGCACTGGGCTCAGCACGTCCGGGATCGGTTTCCCGACGGCCAGCTATACGTCAACCTGCACGGCTTCTCCGGCCAGATGCAGTTGCAGCCGGCAGAGGTGCTTGCGCGGTTCCTGCAGGCACTGGGCGTGCCGCAACAGGAGGTGCCGATCGACGTCGACGACGCCGCGGCCCTGTTCCGGTCGATCGCCGCCGACAAGCGGATCCTCGTGTTGTTGGACAACGCAGCCTCCGCCGACCAGGTCAGACCCCTGCTGCTCGGCTCGGCGCGCTGCCTGGTCCTGGTGACCAGTCGCAATCGCCTGAGCCGGCTGGTGGCGCGGGACGGGGCACGGCGGGTCAGTCTCGACATCATGACCGAGCCCGAGGCGGTCGAGCTGCTGTCCGGTCTGCTCGGCGACGACTGCGCGGTCGACGACCAGGCGCTGCGTGACCTCGCAGCCGCCTGCGGCGGCCTTCCGCTCGCGCTGCGGATCAGCGCGGCGCGCTTGTCGGACCGGCCGAACCAGCGGCTTTCCGACTTCGTCAAGGCGCTGTATGCCGGGGACCGGCTGACCGCGCTGGCCGCGACCGACGACGACCAGATCGCCGTGCAGGCGGCGTTCGACCTGTCCTACCAGGCGCTACCCGAGACGGCCCGCCGGCTGTTCAGCCTGGTCGGTTCGTTCGCGGGCCCGGACTTCGCCACCGGCGCTGTCGCGGCGCTCACCGGCCTATCCAACGAGGACGCCGACCGGGTTCTGGACCAACTCGCCGCGATGCACATGATCCAGCCCGTCGCGGACAACCGGTACACGTTCCACGACCTGTTGCGGCTCTACGCACAACGGCGCTGCGCGGCGGAGGTCGGCGAGGTCGAGCGGCGCCAGGCCCTCCGCCGGCTCTGCGACTTCTACCTGACGGTCATCGACGCCGCCGCCAGGATCCTGTATCCGCAGGTCTTTCGGCTGCCGATGCCCCCGATCGCCAGGAGAACGTACCGATCACCTTCACCGACCACCGCCGGGCGAAAGCCTGGCTGGACGAGGAGCGAGGGAACCTGGTGGCCGTAG
- a CDS encoding tetratricopeptide repeat protein, with amino-acid sequence MAVAQRAMADGSYEPAWLIADWLRGYLGIQQPFRDWFVLAETGLAAAAISGDLLGQAAAHHNLAQACHSMSRFEEALEHLAKARALSAEGNWLEGHTAALCNLGVVYADVGKLGEALEKFTQSLEDNQRAGSLVGTAVNLENLGDVHRLMHSLDEAVGCYKAAHALYTEIGSPPGQASTLTSLGGVYHALGDPAAAAYHAERGLAMHCESGNQLGQATALAELARIQCAAGRVEAATESARAAVDISREFGDHRAKADAHTALAGALDVGMRGDEALRQYEIAHAIASAARIPYQETLAALGLIKIRADWGSSAERTLAEKSLRTARQAGFRGLEHKALSLLAEFDVDEVE; translated from the coding sequence GTGGCCGTAGCGCAACGCGCCATGGCCGACGGCTCGTACGAACCAGCCTGGCTGATCGCGGACTGGCTACGCGGCTATCTCGGGATCCAGCAGCCGTTCCGGGACTGGTTCGTGCTGGCCGAAACGGGCCTGGCCGCGGCGGCGATCAGCGGTGACCTGCTCGGGCAGGCCGCCGCGCACCACAACCTCGCCCAGGCGTGCCACAGCATGAGCCGGTTCGAGGAGGCGCTCGAACACCTGGCCAAGGCCAGAGCCCTGAGCGCGGAGGGCAACTGGCTCGAAGGGCATACCGCGGCGTTGTGCAACCTCGGCGTCGTATACGCCGACGTCGGCAAGCTGGGGGAGGCCCTGGAGAAGTTCACCCAGTCCCTGGAGGACAACCAGCGGGCGGGGAGCCTGGTGGGCACCGCGGTGAACCTGGAGAACCTCGGCGACGTCCACCGGCTGATGCACAGCCTGGACGAGGCCGTCGGCTGTTACAAGGCCGCGCACGCGTTGTACACGGAGATCGGCTCACCACCGGGGCAGGCGAGCACCCTGACGAGCCTGGGCGGTGTCTACCACGCCCTAGGCGACCCGGCCGCTGCGGCCTATCACGCCGAACGCGGTCTGGCGATGCACTGCGAGAGCGGCAACCAACTGGGCCAGGCGACCGCGTTGGCCGAACTGGCGCGGATCCAGTGCGCCGCCGGCCGAGTGGAGGCGGCGACCGAGTCCGCCCGGGCCGCCGTCGACATCAGCCGCGAGTTCGGCGACCACCGTGCCAAGGCCGACGCGCACACTGCGCTCGCTGGCGCCCTCGACGTCGGGATGCGCGGCGACGAGGCGTTGCGGCAGTACGAGATCGCGCACGCGATCGCGTCCGCGGCCCGGATCCCGTACCAGGAGACGCTGGCGGCACTGGGGCTGATCAAGATAAGGGCCGACTGGGGTAGCTCCGCGGAGCGGACACTGGCCGAGAAGTCGCTCCGGACCGCGCGGCAAGCCGGGTTCCGCGGCCTGGAGCACAAGGCGCTCAGTCTGCTGGCGGAGTTCGACGTGGACGAGGTCGAGTAA
- a CDS encoding helix-turn-helix transcriptional regulator — MRLPSDTTVAAWQPPVAGIIEVFHAEYARHEYPVHTHDAWTLLIIDGGAVRYQLDHREHTACGATITLLPPYLPHDGRVAAPEGLRKRVLYLDRTLLDDTLVGPAAGHPDLRDPLLRTRVGQLHDLLAEGGETLEAHCRLALIGERLRAHLGGGSTEPRVRREPGLARRLRELLDEHTAEGVRLDEAADLLQAHPVHLIRAFRREYGLPPHRYLTGRRVEHARRLLLAGIPPADVATAAGFYDQSHLCRHFKQLVGVSPAYFARLSHGVTRPRPRRTPPAD; from the coding sequence ATGAGGCTTCCGTCTGACACCACCGTCGCGGCCTGGCAGCCGCCGGTGGCGGGGATCATCGAGGTCTTCCACGCCGAATATGCCAGGCACGAATACCCCGTACACACGCACGACGCGTGGACTTTGTTGATCATCGACGGGGGTGCGGTGCGTTACCAGCTGGACCATCGGGAACACACCGCCTGCGGCGCCACGATCACTTTGCTGCCGCCGTACCTGCCGCACGACGGGCGTGTCGCCGCACCCGAGGGCCTGCGCAAACGCGTGCTGTACCTGGACCGGACCCTGCTGGACGACACCCTGGTCGGTCCGGCCGCCGGCCATCCCGACCTGCGTGATCCACTGTTGCGGACCCGGGTCGGTCAGTTGCACGACCTGCTCGCCGAGGGGGGCGAGACCCTGGAGGCGCACTGTCGGTTGGCCCTGATCGGTGAGCGGCTGCGCGCCCACCTGGGCGGCGGATCCACCGAACCGCGCGTACGTCGCGAACCAGGGCTGGCCCGTCGTTTACGCGAGTTGCTGGACGAGCACACCGCCGAGGGCGTACGGCTCGACGAGGCCGCCGATCTGCTCCAGGCGCACCCGGTCCACCTGATCCGGGCGTTCCGCAGGGAGTACGGCCTGCCACCGCACCGTTACCTCACAGGCCGCCGGGTGGAGCACGCCCGGCGGCTGCTCCTCGCCGGGATTCCGCCGGCCGACGTGGCGACGGCGGCCGGATTCTATGACCAGTCGCATCTGTGCCGGCACTTCAAGCAGCTGGTGGGGGTCAGCCCCGCGTACTTCGCGCGGCTGAGCCACGGCGTTACTCGACCTCGTCCACGTCGAACTCCGCCAGCAGACTGA